Proteins encoded by one window of Haliotis asinina isolate JCU_RB_2024 chromosome 6, JCU_Hal_asi_v2, whole genome shotgun sequence:
- the LOC137286578 gene encoding 5'-nucleotidase-like has product MITLPLIVFVLPLVAVSFNLTILHTNDVHARIEQANKYSGQCTPVNAAEGKCYGGFARLKTKIQEIRNAQANTLLLDGGDQFSGTLWFYKFQGAGTATFMNHLGYDAMALGNHEFDKGQSGLIPFLDTANFPVLSTNIRLLNQDSPLRTKLKKSHVFTIGGERIGVIGYTTQETPSISSPGADLVFEDEVATIQDEVSVLTQQGINKIIAVGHSGFEVDKRIAKFVQGVDVIVGGHDNTFLYTGQQPSNEEPEGEYPHVVTQSGGAKVLVVQDYAYGKYLGDLQVTFDPEGVITSWGGNPILLDNNTAQDASTLTFLAPFAKQIDETAYDIVGKSHVPLQGQKGICRLRECNLGNVITDSMVRQNIRHSDSLYWNNVSIAITNAGGIRSSIPKGDITIGQAATALPFSNTIDIVELYGRHLKAVFEHSVSFHNTDEKFGGFLQVAGLKIEFDISRPVGSRVTRLRAVCTRCEVPIYEDVQPNQIYQVIMPSFLANGGDFYDVINVNKVKHHLVGDLDLDVFVEYVQQQSPIVQGEEERMLFVNSQPPCPPAAAGSSLQAVTAALFLSVSLCVLMTSRS; this is encoded by the exons ATGATCACCCTTCCTCTGATCGTCTTTGTCCTGCCTCTTGTGGCCGTCAGCTTCAACCTCACCATCCTCCACACCAACGACGTCCACGCTCGTATCGAGCAGGCCAACAAGTACAGTGGGCAGTGCACCCCCGTGAATGCAGCTGAGGGAAAATGCTACGGGGGCTTCGCTCGTCTGAAGACTAAGATCCAGGAAATAAGAAATGCCCAAGCAAACACTCTTCTGCTCGATGGCGGGGACCAGTTTAGTGGCACCCTATGGTTCTACAAGTTCCAGGGAGCCGGAACAGCTACTTTCATGAACCATCTAGGATATGATGCCATG GCCTTGGGAAACCACGAGTTTGACAAGGGGCAGTCTGGTCTCATCCCCTTTCTCGACACCGCTAACTTCCCCGTGTTGAGTACAAACATTCGACTTCTCAATCAAGACTCCCCACTTCGAACAAAGTTAAAAAAGAGCCACGTATTTACAATCGGGGGAGAGAGGATAGGGGTGATTGGATACACAACACAGGAGACACCATCAATATCTTCGCCAG GTGCAGACCTCGTGTTCGAGGACGAAGTAGCGACCATACAGGACGAGGTGTCAGTGTTGACGCAGCAAGGGATCAACAAGATCATCGCTGTCGGTCACTCCGGGTTCGAGGTGGACAAGCGGATCGCAAAGTTCGTGCAGGGAGTTGACGTGATTGTAGGGGGCCACGACAACACCTTCCTCTATACAG GGCAGCAACCCTCCAATGAGGAGCCGGAAGGAGAGTATCCCCACGTGGTCACCCAGTCAGGAGGGGCCAAGGTGCTTGTGGTGCAGGACTACGCCTACGGGAAATATCTTGGAGATCTGCAAGTGACCTTTGACCCGGAAGGAGTCATCACGTCATGGGGAGGTAACCCAATCCTACTGGACAACAACACAGCACAAG ACGCATCGACCTTGACCTTCTTAGCACCATTCGCCAAGCAGATAGACGAGACAGCGTATGACATCGTGGGCAAATCCCACGTGCCTCTACAAGGACAGAAGGGAATCTGCAGGCTGAGGGAATGCAATCTGG GTAATGTGATAACAGACAGTATGGTAAGACAAAACATCAGACACTCCGACTCCCTCTACTGGAACAACGTCAGCATCGCCATCACCAACGCAGGGGGCATCAGATCCTCCATTCCAAAAG GTGACATCACCATTGGGCAGGCGGCCACGGCCCTCCCCTTCAGCAACACCATCGACATCGTGGAGCTTTACGGACGCCACTTAAAGGCTGTTTTCGAGCACTCGGTCTCTTTTCATAATACGGATGAAAAATTCGGTGGTTTCTTACAAGTAGCAG GTTTGAAGATAGAGTTTGACATCTCCCGTCCCGTGGGGTCTCGGGTGACTCGACTGAGGGCAGTCTGTACCAGGTGCGAGGTGCCCATATACGAGGACGTTCAGCCGAATCAGATCTATCAGGTCATAATGCCTTCCTTTCTGGCTAATGGAGGGGACTTCTACGACGTCATCAACGTCAACAAAGTCAAGCATCACCTCGTTG gtgaccttgacctcgaCGTGTTTGTGGAGTACGTGCAGCAGCAGAGTCCAATAGTTCAAGGGGAGGAAGAACGCATGCTATTCGTCAACTCCCAACCTCCTTGTCCCCCTGCAGCAGCGGGGAGTTCTCTCCAAGCGGTCACCGCAGCTCTCTTCCTGTCAGTGAGCTTATGTGTGTTGATGACATCACGCTCTTGA
- the LOC137286579 gene encoding nucleoporin Nup37-like, giving the protein MEDGRSTAYTIPCHDVVQCVEFSPFEWSSQLLAVATSSRISIFTCRFQEEDATVDGVQYARIHDFQSATNTTALAWSPSTSLSVLPKNISFVSAGEDYKLNLFRSDGKDNNTEQTFSGHNDFVNDVIFDPGDGSKFASTSDDLTCRIWSTEGQQLLVFQLTSPGMSVCWHSEEPLKILVGQKNGVIRIFSLTNQQPIMSLSCGQVPLLAADWSRHSSLQVGAIAGTDWLIFDTSVSSQPIEKRQAHIEGTKYFKFARCHQSLLATIGRPGRQVKVFNTRHQQLHVNASLQVAYGLTWHHTLPIIAVGGDKKVHLWVVESA; this is encoded by the exons aTGGAGGACGGCCGCAGTACTGCATACACTATCCCATGTCACGATGTGGTTCAGTGTGTGGAATTCTCACCCTTTGAGTGGAGCTCACAGTTATTAGCCGTCGCAACCTCCTCCCGAATTTCTATCTTCACTTGCCGATTTCAG GAAGAAGATGCCACGGTAGACGGGGTCCAGTACGCTCGGATCCATGACTTCCAGTCAGCTACGAACACCACAGCCCTAGCCTGGAGCCCTTCTACCTCCCTCAGTGTACTGCCCAAGAATATCAG TTTTGTGTCTGCTGGGGAAGACTACAAGTTGAATCTGTTCCGttctgatggtaaagataacaACACAGAGCAG aCATTTTCTGGTCATAATGACTTTGTCAATGATGTGATCTTTGACCCTGGTGATGGGTCAAAGTTTGCCAGTACTAGCGATGACCTGACATGTCGAATATGGTCAACAGAAGGTCAGCAGCTGCTGGTGTTCCAGCTGACGTCTCCAGGCATGAGTGTTTGCTGGCACTCAGAGGAGCCACTCAAG ATTTTAGTTGGACAGAAGAATGGTGTGATTCGGATTTTCAGTCTGACAAACCAGCAACCAATCATGAGCCTCAGTTGTGGTCAGGTGCCCTTGCTGGCTGCTGATTGGTCAAGACACAGCAGCCTGCAGGTGGGAGCCATTGCAGGGACAGACTGGCTAATCTTCGATACATCAGTGTCTAG TCAACCAATTGAGAAACGCCAAGCTCACATTGAGGGAACAAAGTACTTCAAGTTTGCCCGATGTCACCAGAGTCTCCTAGCAACCATTGGTCGTCCTGGGCGACAAGTCAAGGTCTTCAACACTCGACATCAACAG CTCCATGTGAATGCCAGTCTGCAGGTGGCATACGGTCTGACGTGGCACCACACCCTGCCAATCATTGCCGTCGGTGGGGACAAGAAGGTTCATCTGTGGGTGGTGGAGTCTGCATGA